The nucleotide window ACACAGGATGAAATAGCTGAAAAACTAAATATAAGTAGAAGATATGTTACTAAACTTCTTAAACCCCTAATAGATGAAGATATTATAAAAAAAGCATATGTTGTTGATATTAAGAAGTTTAATGAAATGTCAGAAAACTATGAAACAGAAAACTCAGCACCAGAATATTCAGGAGAATTTTTCATAAAAGAAATGTTAAAAGATATGGGAGAACAAATACTAAAACAATTTGACTGGTCATTTGAAGCTCTTAAAAACAAGGATGTGACACTTGCACATAAAGCATTAAATGAGGATAAAACAACAAATCATATGTATAATAAAATTAGATCATCTACTGATACTGTAATATCACTTGATCCATACTTCGAATTTAACAACACTATAATGTTTAATGAAATAGCATATGATATGGAACGTATTGGTGATCATATCTGTCATATACCAAAGTTTGTAATTGAAGAAAATAAACAAGTACAAAAACCTGTTCTTGATGCACTTGAGGAAATGTATAATATATCACGTCATATGTTTAAAAAAGCTGTTCAAAGTTTTCTTAAACGTGATTTAAACATTAAAGAGAAGATGGACAGATATGAAGAAGATCTTACTAATTATCAGAAACTTGCAACTAAAAGAATTTCAAGTCAAATGACAAAAGATGATATTAATAAAAATAATTCAACATATTATCTGGTACTATTTCGTGTAGTTAAGTCTTTTGAACGTATTGGTGATATTTCAATTGAAATAACAGAGGCTTCAACACAGTTTTATCTTGAAAAGAAAAACTTAAATTAGGTATTTAATGTTTTTACATCTTTTTTTATTTTATTTACTTTTTTTACTATTTTTATAATTTTTTTAACAATTTTTAAGTGAATTATTTATGAGATTTTAATATTTTAGTATGTGTTGTTCACTTTTTAGTATTATGTTAGTTTTTTTTGTTCTCATTTTATGTATTTATCATTTCATGTTTTATTCACATCTTTTTGTTATTTTTTCACTTTTTGTGTATATGTTTTATTTTTTTATTTCCATATTTTGGTACTAAATCATCAATTTTTTCACTTTTTATGAACTTTTATTCCATATTTATGTACCCTTTATATAGTATATCTAAATATAACATTAAAATAACCCTAACCCCCCTTACATATAACCTTCAAAAAAAATAATTTCATAAAAAAATATATCGGTAATGAAATTAATTCTAAGATGGAATATAAAAAAAAGAACCTACCATCACCCTTAACCCCCTTTTCTATCCATTTCATACACCCAAAAAAAAAGATATAGGATAAAATTAGAAAAATGAAACAAAAATATAAAATAACAATACTATCTCTCATCATAATTATAATAACACTATTTATGATATTTACCCCAGGAATAGCTAAACACAAAAATATAGCAGTTGTAGGATCCTCATCAGTACAACCTGTAGCTGAAAAACTATCTGAAGAATACACACAACAACATCCTTCATATAAAATAACAGTACAAGGTGGAGGATCTACCATGGGACTAAATAGTATAAAGAAAAACTCAGCACAAATTGGAACATACTCAACAACACTAGATGATAATCCCCAAATAAAACAAACAAAAATAGCAACAGATGCCATAGCAATAATAACAAACACAAAAAATAACCTAGATGACTTAACACAACAACAAATACAAGACATATTCACAGGAAAAATAACCAACTGGAAACAAGTTGGAGGAGAAGATGCACAAATACATGTTATAACACGAGAAGCAGGATCAGGAACACGAGATGCAATCGAAAAACTACTAATGAATAACACAAACTTTAAATCAGATGCAATAGTTCAAAGTTCAACAGGATCACTTATAAAAACTGTAGAATCAGACCCTAATGCTATAGGATATGCTTCATTATCAGACCTTAAAAAAGATAATAATGTAAAACAACTAAATGTAGATGAAATAACACCAACAGTTGAAAATGTTAAAAATAACAAATACCCAATAACAAGACCATTTTTATTCCTAACAAACTCAACACCATCAAATGAAACACAACAATTCATAGACTGGACATTATCAGAAGAAGGACAAAAAATAATAGCAGATGAAGGATTAATACCTGTAAACTAAAAAAGGTGACTCAAACATGAACAAACTACATGAAAACATAATAGAAAAATCTCTAAAAATAATATCAATACTTGTAATTTTAGCAGTACTTTTAATTATTTCATTCATAATAGTTGAATCAATTCCAGCAATACAAAAAATAGGATTTATTGAATTCATCTTCGGCAGTGTATGGGATCCTAAACATGATATTTATGGTGTACTTCCAATGATTACATCAACACTTATTATGATTACAATCTCATTAATAATTGCAATTCCATTATCTATTGGATGTGCAATTTTCACAACACAATATGCAAATAACTTCATGAGAAAAATTTTAAAGCCAACAATTCAAACACTAGCAGGAATTCCTTCTGTAATATATGGTTTTTTTGGACTTGTAATTATAGTTCCATTTATTCGTGAAAATATAGGAGGTTCAGGTTTTAGTCTTCTTTCAGCATCAATAATTCTTGCTATAATGATACTTCCAACAATAATTACAATATCAGAAGATTCACTAAAAGCTATACCTGAAGATTTCTATGAAATTTCCTATGCTCTTGGTGCAACAAAATTACAAACTATACGAAAAGCTATACTACCCTCAGCTCTTCCTGGTATAATAACTGCCATAATACTAGGTCTTGGTCGTGCAATTGGTGAGACTATGGCTGTTATAATGATTGCAGGAAATGTAGCTGAATATCCAACATCAGTACTTTCACCAGTCCGAAGTCTTACATCTAATATAGCACTTGAAATGGGTTATGCTATTGATCTTCATTATAATGCACTTTTTATGACAGGACTTATTCTCCTTGTTGTAATTATGATTCTTATTGCAATAGCCCAGTATGTTCAAAATAAAAATAAACTTGAAGGTATGTGAATTATTATGAATTTAAATATAAAATTTCAAGATAAACTTGCTAAGTATATATTTTGGAGTATTGGAATATTTACAATACTCATACTTGTCACTATAATAGGTTACATATTTATAAATGGTATTGGATATGTGACACTAGATTTTATTTTAACTTCTCCTAAAGATTTTGGAGCTAGTGGTGGAATTCTTCCAATGATTATATCAACAATATATGTAACATTTTTTGCAATACTTATATCAACACCACTTGGAATTGCTGTTGCTGTTTATCTTCATGAATACACCCAAAAAAGTCATTTAACTGAAACTATTAGGTATGCATTAAAACTTCTTGCATCATTACCTTCAATAATTTTCGGATTATTTGGACTTATATTTTTTGTTGAATTCATGAATCTCGGATGGTGTGTTCTTTCAGCTTCATTAACACTTGCATTAATGGCTCTTCCAACAATAATACAGACTACCGAAAATGCTCTTGATGCAATACCAGAATCATACAAAGAAGCCAGTCTTGCTCTTGGTGCAACAAAATTTGAAACAATTATTAAAGTTATTATACCAGCAGCTATACCTGCAATAACTACAGGAATTATACTTGCAATAACTCGTGCAATTGAAGAAACAGCAGCTGTAATGTATACTGTTGGATCATCAACAGCAATACCTTTATCAATATTTGATCCTGCAAGACCATTACCATTACATATTTACATGCTTGCAACAGAATCTGTATCATTAAATAATACTTATGCTACAGCAGTAGTTTTAATACTACTTATATTAATTATAACATTTACAACAAACTATCTTGTTGAACGTCAACAAAGAAAACTTAAAGGAGAATAGTTTAATGTCTGAAAATATGATAGATGTAAAAAACTTAAATACCTACTTTAACTCAACACAAATACTTAAAAATATAAATATAAACATCAAACCTAATACAGTTACAGCATTAATAGGACCTTCAGGATGTGGTAAATCAACATTTCTAAGAACTCTTAATAAAATGAATAATCTGACACACACATTTAAAATGACAGGTGAAATTACAATAGATAATGAACCATTTGAAAATATAGATGATGTAGCTTTACGAAAAAAAGTAGGAATGGTATTTCAAAAAGCTAATCCTTTTCCTAAATCAATTTATGAAAATATAGCTTATGGACTAAGAATTCATGGAATGAAAGATGAAGATAAAATAAATGACATAGTTATAAAAACATTAAAAGATGTGGCTTTATATGATGAAATAAAAGATGATATTCATCGTAGTGCTTATAAACTATCAGGAGGACAACAACAAAGACTCTGTATAGCACGAAGTATAGCTGTATCTCCAAAAATTATACTAATGGATGAACCATGTTCAGCACTAGATCCAATTTCTACACTAAAAATAGAAGACTTAATCTATGAACTTAAAAAAGATTACACAATTATCATAGTAACACACAACATGCAACAAGCTACTCGTGTATCTGATAATACAGCATTCTTTTTAAATGGTGAAATTATAGAAATTGGAGATACAAATGAGATATTTCTACATCCTAAAAAACAAGAAACTGAAAATTACATAACAGGAAAATTTGGATAAAAAAAAAGATTATATGAGAAGAATTTAAAAAAAAGGGTTGGCAAATAAAATGTATGAAATACGAATAAACTTCCAAAAACAACTTAAAAAACTTAAAAACGACTTAATTAAGTTAGATGATGAAATAATTAAAAACTTTAAAAAATCAATAAATCTATTTAAAACATATGATGATAACATCTTTAATGAAATAAAATCTGAAATAAAAAAAATTAAAAGTGATAATAAAAATATAGAAGAAGAATGTTTAGAACTTCTTGCAACACAACAACCACTAGCGTGTGATTTAATATTTATTGAAAACTGTATGAAAATATCATCTAATCTAAGTGATATAACACGTCTAACATTTAATATAACAAAAACTGCAAAACAACTTCAAAAAGATAAAATTTCAAAAAAACCTTTAGATACTATAATGAAAATGTCAGAAGATGTAGAAAACATGCTTAATAATTGTGTTAAAGTATTTTTAAATCAGGATAAAACTAAAGCATTAGAAATTAAACAAAATGATGATGTGGTTGATGAATATTTTGATAAGTTTATAATTAATATAAAAAATACAATAAAACAGAAGCCTGAAACTGTTAATACTCTTATATCATTTCTACTAGTAGGACGGTATCTTGAACGTATGGCTGATCGTGCAGAAACTATTGCTCTTATCACATTCCAAGTATAAAACGTTAAAAAAAAATAGGAAGAGATCTATTTTAATCAATTAGAAGACTCCGTAAAATTTTATTAAAAGAAAAAAAAATATTATAAAATCTAACTCTTCCTTTCTTTTATCTTTTTTTTTATTATTCTTTGTTTGGTTCTGAAATTATATCAGTTTTTTCAAGTTTAAATATTACAGGTCTTAGACCATCATTACAACATACTATTGCTACTCCTGGTTTTCGTATCCAATCATTGTAGTAAAATAGATTTTCATCTACTCCATGTGCTAATGCAAATACGTATTGGTAAATTGCTTTCCATGCTTCATCACAAAATCCTTCTGGTTTTGCATAGTCTGCATAAAATATCTCTCCTTCTTTTAGTAGTGGACAGGTTGAAAAGTTTTCAATTCCATATTCTTCTGCTAGATCTTCTTGTTTTGTTGTTTTTAAAACTGTTATTTTTACTTTTTTCATCATTTTATATTTTTCTCTCCTTCCTATTTTTTTTGGTGATTTCTAGTTTATTATATTTATACTTTTTTTTATTAGATATAATATTCATATTCATTTTTTGTAATATTTTTTGAATATACTGAAATTTTTCATAAAAAAATAAAAATAATTCACATAATTATTGTTAAGAATAATTAAAAATATCATCAATTAAATAAAGAGTAAAATATAAAACATGTAAAATTATAAAAGCTAAAAATAAAATAAAAAGGGGAGTTTATGTAAATTAAGAATTATTCATCTTTAAGTATTGCTGTTGCACGTCTTGCAGCCCAACATTGTACACAAATTGCAACAGGAAGACCAGCTGTATGAGTATCTGCAAGTTCAACATTTACACCAAGTGTAGTTGTCTTACCACCAAGTCCCATAGGTCCAATATCTGTATCATTTGCTATTGTTTTAAGTTCTTCTTCAAGTTTTGCTAATCTTGGATCACTATTTGACTCATTTATTGGTCTTAATAGTGCTTTTTTTGCAAGTTTCATTACCATATCAGATGATCCACCAATACCTACTCCAAGCACTGTTGGAGGACATGGTTTTCCACCAGCTTTCAGTACAGATTCTTCAAAGAATTTCTTAATTCCATCAATACCTTCACCTGGAAGTAGCATTTCAAGACGATTATTATTTTCTGACCCAAATCCTTTAGGAAAAACAGTTATTTCAAGTGTATCAGTATCTGTTAGTTCTACATTAATTTGTGGTATGTCTTTTCCCACATTGTTTCCTGTATTTTTACGTGTTAGTGGATCTACCACATTTGTTCTTAGTGGAACTTCTTTAGTTGCTTTTTTTACACCATCAATAATTCCTTGATGTAAGTTTTCAACTTTCACATTTCCAAGTTTAACAAATATGATAGGAAGACCAGTATCCTGACACATTGGAAGTGATTTTTCCTCAGCTATTTGTATATTTTTAAGAACAGTTTCAATATTAAGACGTGCAATTTCTGATTCTTCATTTTCATAAGCTGCTTTTAAGGCTTCCTTAATATCATCAGGTAAAACAATTGCAGCCTCACGATATAAATCACATACAGTATTACAAATTTCTTCTTGTGTTATCATAAAAAAAAGATTCCTCCCAGAAAAATTTCTCTTTTAATTATATAAAATAAATAATGTTAAAAATAAATAAAAAAATTGTCTTTTTTTTAAAAAAATTTTATATTTCTATTACATAACTATAATATACTATTTATATTTATAACTGATAACTAAAATAAATTTATATTTCATATTCATAATAAAAAAAAAAAGAAAGTGAGTAAATTAAAAAAATTCACCTAAATATCTCAAATATACTTATATTAAAGAAAAATCTAAACAAGCATCTTCTGAAGCAAATTACTTTTAAACTTTTTCATTAATTCTATTTGTTTTTGATTTAACCTAAGTTTCTCATCAAAGATTACTAATAAATTACCAATTTTTATTTGATCTTCCATTATTGGAAATACTACTAAACATTGTTTTAGATCTTTTATATTTATAATTGGCATAGTATTATATAATGTTCTTTTACATAGTTCTCTTTGAAATGAGTCTGTTTTTATATATTGATTTAAATAATCTGGATTAATTTTTTCATCTGCTCTTATTAATGAAATATTAACATAATAGGTATAATCTTCATTTTCTTTTAGAATGTTTGATTTTCCTACGGTTCCTACTCTTGTTAAAAATATATCATTTTTTTGAGTTTTCATTTTATACTTATCATATTCTTCTTTTTTAATAAATTTAGTAGTTTTTGAAAAATCATGAATGTCTTTAACACTTATAAATTTGATTCCATTTTTAACATAGTTAGGAGTTTTATGAATTCCATCACCAATTTCAGCTATTTCATCTAATTTTTTTACATCCCATTTATTTTGAAATATTTTACTTTCTACTTCTGAAATATTTTCAGGATATAATTGTTGTAATATTATCTTCTTTGATTTTTTGATAACATTATATTTTTGTTCCATTAAGGATATTTTAGTATCTATTTTTGATAATAGACTCACAATTCGTTTTTGTTCATCTAATGTTGGAAAATAAATTTTCATTTCTTTAATTACTGGTAATCTTAATGAATCAACAGTAGCTTTTAGTGAATGTTTTAATGCATGATGTAAAAAATTTTTTTGAAGATAATAATAAATAAATTTTCCTTCCACATTTTTAAAATCACTAATTTTATATACACGTTGATGATAATCAAATTTTCCATTAACATAATGTAATATTTTACCAATTTTTCCTTCACCTGGAATTAAGATAGCTTCACCATCATATGAATATGAATTTATATGTTCTATATTTTTTAGATCGAACATAAAAGGGATATTTACCATTAGGATCATTATCTTTTAAGTTTTTACTACCTGTAGTTATTGATGAGATATCACCTAATTTTTGAAGTTTCCATTCATCATTATATTCTTTAAAGCGTAGAAATGGTATATTTTTTAAATATTTAGGTTTTTCTTTAAGATTTATATTTTTTTTAGAAAAATTCTTAGAAAAAATGGTTTTCTAGCAAGTAACCATGTTTTTTTGGTTCATTTTGAAGTCTCTCTTAGTTTTTGAGAAAATTCAAGTAAATATTCTAAGATTATTATATGTCTTCTAAAAAAACTGGAAAATAAATTAAAATAAAAAAATTAAAATTTATAATGATAGTTATATTATTTTCTTATTAAACTATTTTTCGTGCTTTTTCTAATTATATTTTTAAAAAACACTTTCTTATTTCTCTTTAAAGTAATATATCTATCTTAATAAAAACCAAAATATCTTTTAGTAGGTTATTAAAAAAAAGAGATTAATTTTTTATTAAAATAAATTTTAAACAAATTAAAAGTAGAATTTATTAAATTAAATAACAAATTTTATTATAATTCAAAAAATAGGATTTATATAATCAAAATAATTAATTTAATAAGCAATTATATTAACTTAGAAGTATTAACTTTGTAATTGAATCTTTATAATATAAAAATTTAATCAAGGATAACAAACTTTATCTATCAAATAAAAGTTTATATAATAGATGTTTCCTTTTCATGTAAAAAAAAATATTTAAGTGGGGGTGGTGGTGATGGGTGTGAGGAATAAAAACATATTATAATTTAACAATTTTTAAAAGTTTCTTTTTAATGTTTTATTCTTCCTCTTCAAGAAGTCCTAGTTCGCGACTTTGTTCATCTACAAACATTTGGATTATTTCTATTTCTTCTTCTTTTAAGTGTTTGAATCTTTTTTGTACTTTAAGGTATTCTTCTACTGGTAATTTTTCTTTTGGTTTTACTGTAATGTTTAGTTTTCCATGATCTATTTCATATAGTATCCATGCATGTGTATCTACAGCTAATTTACCTAGTTTAACTGTTTTTTCGTTAGGATATCCCCATCCGGTTGCACATGGTTGTAGTACGTGTATGTATGCAGGTCCTTTGATTTCTGATGCTTTTTTAACTTTATTCATTAGATCTTGTGGATGTGAGATACATGCTGTTGCTACATATGGTATTCCATGTGCTGCCATGATCATTGCCATGTTTTTCTTTGGCTTATTTTCTCCGAAGCTTACTTTTCCTGCTGGAGTTGTGGTTGTTGATGCTCCAAATGGTGTTGAACTACTTCTTTGAATTCCTGTGTTCATGTATGCTTCGTTATCATAACATATGTATATTATGTTTTGTTGTCTTTCCATTGCACCTGAGAGTGATTGTAGTCCAATATCACTTGTTCCACCGTCTCCTCCAAATACTACAACATTTGTATCTTCTTTTCCTTGTGCTTTTAATGCTTCTTCTACTCCACTTGCTACTGCTGGTGCGTTTTCGAATGCTACGTGAATCCATGGTATTTCCCATGAGGTTTCAGGATATGGTGTTGTTATTACTTCTAAACATCCTGTTGCTGATACAGCTACGGTATTTTTACCTAATGCTTTTAATGCGAGTCTTACTGCTATTGTTGCTCCACATCCTGCACATGCTCTGTGTCCTGGTGCTAGGTATTCTGTTTTATCTATATCATCCATCATCATTTTTATATCCCTTCTCTTAGTCCTATCCATTCAATATCTTTTGTTGGATTTTCTGTTTTTGTTATGATTTCTTCTATATCTTCAGGTGTGATGTCACGTCCTCCAAGTCCTATGATATAGCCGTATGTTTCATTATCTACTGATGATTTTACATCTGCATATACTGCTCCTCCTGCTGAGAATGATACGTCTTTATCTAGTACTGCGAGTTTTGCATCTCCTACTGCATTTTGTAATGCTTCTTTTGGGAATGGTCTGTATGATCTTATTCTGATAAGTCCTACTTTGTTTCCTGCTTCACGTTGTTCATCAATTACATCTTTGATTGTTCCACAGATTGATCCCATTGCTATTAGTATGATGTCTGCATCTTCGGATTTATATTCTTCAATTAATCCGTATGTACGTCCGAACATTTCACCGTATTCTCGTCCTACTTCTTCAATTACTTCTTTGGATTTTTCCATTGCTACTTCTATAGCATATCTTAATTCAAGGTAGTAGTTTGTGTCTGCTAGTGTTCCTTGAGACATTGGATTTTCAGGATCTAATGAAAAGTGTGTGATTTCATATTTTGGTAGGAATGAATCTACTTCTTCTTGTGAGAGTATTTCTACAGGATCTACTGTGTGTGTTAATATAAATCCATCAATACATACCATTACAGGTAGTGATACTTCTGGGTTTTCTGCAATTTTGTATGCTTGTAGTACTGTATCGAATGCTTCTTGTCCTGTTTCTGCATATAGTTGGATCCATCCTGCATCACGTTC belongs to Methanosphaera cuniculi and includes:
- a CDS encoding phosphate signaling complex PhoU family protein, which translates into the protein MPKNIKNNTLKEILDIILYEAPSTQDEIAEKLNISRRYVTKLLKPLIDEDIIKKAYVVDIKKFNEMSENYETENSAPEYSGEFFIKEMLKDMGEQILKQFDWSFEALKNKDVTLAHKALNEDKTTNHMYNKIRSSTDTVISLDPYFEFNNTIMFNEIAYDMERIGDHICHIPKFVIEENKQVQKPVLDALEEMYNISRHMFKKAVQSFLKRDLNIKEKMDRYEEDLTNYQKLATKRISSQMTKDDINKNNSTYYLVLFRVVKSFERIGDISIEITEASTQFYLEKKNLN
- a CDS encoding phosphate ABC transporter substrate-binding protein; amino-acid sequence: MKQKYKITILSLIIIIITLFMIFTPGIAKHKNIAVVGSSSVQPVAEKLSEEYTQQHPSYKITVQGGGSTMGLNSIKKNSAQIGTYSTTLDDNPQIKQTKIATDAIAIITNTKNNLDDLTQQQIQDIFTGKITNWKQVGGEDAQIHVITREAGSGTRDAIEKLLMNNTNFKSDAIVQSSTGSLIKTVESDPNAIGYASLSDLKKDNNVKQLNVDEITPTVENVKNNKYPITRPFLFLTNSTPSNETQQFIDWTLSEEGQKIIADEGLIPVN
- the pstC gene encoding phosphate ABC transporter permease subunit PstC; this translates as MNKLHENIIEKSLKIISILVILAVLLIISFIIVESIPAIQKIGFIEFIFGSVWDPKHDIYGVLPMITSTLIMITISLIIAIPLSIGCAIFTTQYANNFMRKILKPTIQTLAGIPSVIYGFFGLVIIVPFIRENIGGSGFSLLSASIILAIMILPTIITISEDSLKAIPEDFYEISYALGATKLQTIRKAILPSALPGIITAIILGLGRAIGETMAVIMIAGNVAEYPTSVLSPVRSLTSNIALEMGYAIDLHYNALFMTGLILLVVIMILIAIAQYVQNKNKLEGM
- the pstA gene encoding phosphate ABC transporter permease PstA, coding for MNLNIKFQDKLAKYIFWSIGIFTILILVTIIGYIFINGIGYVTLDFILTSPKDFGASGGILPMIISTIYVTFFAILISTPLGIAVAVYLHEYTQKSHLTETIRYALKLLASLPSIIFGLFGLIFFVEFMNLGWCVLSASLTLALMALPTIIQTTENALDAIPESYKEASLALGATKFETIIKVIIPAAIPAITTGIILAITRAIEETAAVMYTVGSSTAIPLSIFDPARPLPLHIYMLATESVSLNNTYATAVVLILLILIITFTTNYLVERQQRKLKGE
- the pstB gene encoding phosphate ABC transporter ATP-binding protein PstB, translated to MSENMIDVKNLNTYFNSTQILKNININIKPNTVTALIGPSGCGKSTFLRTLNKMNNLTHTFKMTGEITIDNEPFENIDDVALRKKVGMVFQKANPFPKSIYENIAYGLRIHGMKDEDKINDIVIKTLKDVALYDEIKDDIHRSAYKLSGGQQQRLCIARSIAVSPKIILMDEPCSALDPISTLKIEDLIYELKKDYTIIIVTHNMQQATRVSDNTAFFLNGEIIEIGDTNEIFLHPKKQETENYITGKFG
- a CDS encoding phosphate signaling complex PhoU family protein encodes the protein MYEIRINFQKQLKKLKNDLIKLDDEIIKNFKKSINLFKTYDDNIFNEIKSEIKKIKSDNKNIEEECLELLATQQPLACDLIFIENCMKISSNLSDITRLTFNITKTAKQLQKDKISKKPLDTIMKMSEDVENMLNNCVKVFLNQDKTKALEIKQNDDVVDEYFDKFIINIKNTIKQKPETVNTLISFLLVGRYLERMADRAETIALITFQV
- a CDS encoding TIGR04076 family protein, translating into MMKKVKITVLKTTKQEDLAEEYGIENFSTCPLLKEGEIFYADYAKPEGFCDEAWKAIYQYVFALAHGVDENLFYYNDWIRKPGVAIVCCNDGLRPVIFKLEKTDIISEPNKE
- a CDS encoding fumarate hydratase, whose amino-acid sequence is MITQEEICNTVCDLYREAAIVLPDDIKEALKAAYENEESEIARLNIETVLKNIQIAEEKSLPMCQDTGLPIIFVKLGNVKVENLHQGIIDGVKKATKEVPLRTNVVDPLTRKNTGNNVGKDIPQINVELTDTDTLEITVFPKGFGSENNNRLEMLLPGEGIDGIKKFFEESVLKAGGKPCPPTVLGVGIGGSSDMVMKLAKKALLRPINESNSDPRLAKLEEELKTIANDTDIGPMGLGGKTTTLGVNVELADTHTAGLPVAICVQCWAARRATAILKDE
- a CDS encoding restriction endonuclease subunit S — encoded protein: MFDLKNIEHINSYSYDGEAILIPGEGKIGKILHYVNGKFDYHQRVYKISDFKNVEGKFIYYYLQKNFLHHALKHSLKATVDSLRLPVIKEMKIYFPTLDEQKRIVSLLSKIDTKISLMEQKYNVIKKSKKIILQQLYPENISEVESKIFQNKWDVKKLDEIAEIGDGIHKTPNYVKNGIKFISVKDIHDFSKTTKFIKKEEYDKYKMKTQKNDIFLTRVGTVGKSNILKENEDYTYYVNISLIRADEKINPDYLNQYIKTDSFQRELCKRTLYNTMPIINIKDLKQCLVVFPIMEDQIKIGNLLVIFDEKLRLNQKQIELMKKFKSNLLQKMLV
- the porB gene encoding pyruvate synthase subunit PorB, producing the protein MDDIDKTEYLAPGHRACAGCGATIAVRLALKALGKNTVAVSATGCLEVITTPYPETSWEIPWIHVAFENAPAVASGVEEALKAQGKEDTNVVVFGGDGGTSDIGLQSLSGAMERQQNIIYICYDNEAYMNTGIQRSSSTPFGASTTTTPAGKVSFGENKPKKNMAMIMAAHGIPYVATACISHPQDLMNKVKKASEIKGPAYIHVLQPCATGWGYPNEKTVKLGKLAVDTHAWILYEIDHGKLNITVKPKEKLPVEEYLKVQKRFKHLKEEEIEIIQMFVDEQSRELGLLEEEE
- the porA gene encoding pyruvate synthase subunit PorA is translated as MVVKVISSAEAVSEAVKKAKPSVIPVYPITPQTKISEKLADYIANDELDANYIRVESEHSAMSAAIGAAATGVRVFTATSSQGLAYMHEPVFAAAGMRVPIVMADANRALSSPINIWNDQQDSISERDAGWIQLYAETGQEAFDTVLQAYKIAENPEVSLPVMVCIDGFILTHTVDPVEILSQEEVDSFLPKYEITHFSLDPENPMSQGTLADTNYYLELRYAIEVAMEKSKEVIEEVGREYGEMFGRTYGLIEEYKSEDADIILIAMGSICGTIKDVIDEQREAGNKVGLIRIRSYRPFPKEALQNAVGDAKLAVLDKDVSFSAGGAVYADVKSSVDNETYGYIIGLGGRDITPEDIEEIITKTENPTKDIEWIGLREGI